In one Fusarium keratoplasticum isolate Fu6.1 chromosome 5, whole genome shotgun sequence genomic region, the following are encoded:
- a CDS encoding Vesicular-fusion protein SEC18 → MSRTPFSGFMGGGSRQPQGGGQQPPPRAPYGGGDPYQQQQGYGARYNDPRMQQQPPQGYQGGGGQPRYAEKGPSGGGRQVPLRVEKVTDKSLQSRLIYGNLCAVSPDDFPPSRDGSDLYVLLRGGQPAGEYVVSAKPVPGFPSGCISLSDPQRSWAGITMRDQFTGEIYDPFGSGGKAYLGSLDLEIGFASPNKKTEVPYDEDELSKIFIDTYQNQVLSPGERILMDVRNIPLLIVVKTVGLTDLAMSSDDSSKKVYREPHARGILTTQTRVLFHRDGKGDFNLKPSMSKPNSNAILAPDFKFEDMGIGGLGDEFATIFRRAFASRVFPPGLVAKIGIPHVKGMLLYGPPGTGKTLIARQIGKMLNARPPKVINGPEVLNKYVGQSEENIRKLFADAEKEYKEKGDESSLHIIIFDELDAVCKQRGSGAGGGTGVGDSVVNQLLSKLDGVDQLNNILLIGMTNRKDMIDDALLRPGRLEVHLEISLPDEEGRLEILKIHTGKMRTNNLLDPNVDMEELAGLTKNFSGAEINGLVKAAASFAFSRHTEVGQLAAVKQDVANMKVKREDFMNALTEVRPAYGVSEAELEEAVRLGIIPYAPHINSTIQEMMRVVGMIKEDPNKFSTSVLFHGPKASGKTALAAHIAMQSGFPFVKMVTPADLVGYRDEFAKKDYLHKAFTDAYKSPASILILDDFERMIGWNPIGPRFSNVMLEALTTLLVSKPPKGHRLLIFVTTSKASVLKMLEIDMDFAKKVAVPAVSTLRDLATVLQESRVFNSGDVNATLNEIQRLTGSDRVGVGIKTVLDCIFEAKAGGPESNVVETFTELLVEKIQELSV, encoded by the exons ATGTCCAGGACACCCTTCAGCGGCTTCATGGGCGGCGGCTCGCGACAACCTCAAGGTGGCGgccagcagcctcctcctcgggcgCCTTACGGAGGAGGTGACCCTtaccagcaacagcaggGCTACGGCGCGCGATACAACGACCCTaggatgcagcagcagcctcctcaaggATACCAGGGCGGCGGTGGTCAGCCCCGGTATGCTGAGAAGGGCCCCTCTGGCGGTGGTCGACAGGTCCCTCTCCGAGTTGAAAAGGTCACAGACAAGTCTCTGCAGTCGCGACTGATCTACGGTAATTT GTGTGCCGTTTCTCCCGACGACTTCCCTCCCAGCCGCGACGGATCCGATCTCTACGTCCTCCTCCGAGGTGGCCAGCCCGCCGGCGAATACGTTGTTTCAGCAAAGCCAGTCCCTGGGTTCCCCTCGGGCTGCATCAGTCTATCAGACCCCCAACGATCATGGGCTGGCATCACCATGAGAGATCAATTTACCGGAGAGATCTATGACCCATTCGGGTCAGGAGGAAAGGCGTATCTCGGATCTCTTGATCTAGAGATTGGTTTCGCTTCCCCCAACAAGAAGACCGAGGTCCCAtacgacgaggatgagctgtCCAAGATCTTTATCGACACATACCAGAACCAGGTGCTCTCTCCTGGCGAGCGCATCCTGATGGACGTCCGAAACATTCCCCTCCTGATCGTTGTCAAGACGGTTGGCCTGACTGACTTGGCCATGTCTTCCGACGACTCGAGCAAGAAGGTTTACAGAGAACCTCACGCCAGAGGTATTCTGACGACCCAGACCCGGGTGCTGTTCCATCGCGATGGAAAGGGCGACTTTAACCTGAAGCCATCCATGTCGAAGCCCAATTCTAACGCTATTCTGGCCCCTGACTTCAAGTTCGAGGATATGGGTATCGGTGGTTTGGGTGACGAGTTTGCCACTATTTTCCGCCGAGCGTTTGCTTCTCGTGTCTTCCCACCTGGCCTTGTGGCCAAGATTGGTATTCCTCACGTCAAGGGAATGCTGCTCTACGGTCCTCCTGGAACCGGAAAGACGCTTATTGCTAGGCAGATTGGCAAGATGCTGAATGCCAGGCCACCCAAGGTCATCAACGGTCCCGAGGTGCTCAACAAGTACGTTGGTCAGTCTGAAGAGAACATCCGAAAGCTGTTCGCAGACGCAGAGAAGGAatacaaggagaagggcgaTGAGAGCAGCTtgcacatcatcatctttgatgAGCTGGACGCCGTCTGCAAGCAGCGAGGCTCAGGAGCTGGCGGTGGTACCGGTGTTGGTGACAGTGTGGTGAACCAGCTTCTCTCCAAGCTCGATGGTGTGGACCAGCTCAACAACATTCTCCTTATTGGAATGACCAACCGAAAGGACATGATTGATGATGCCCTTCTGCGACCTGGTCGTCTGGAGGTGCATCTAGAGATCTCGCTTCCCGACGAGGAGGGTCGACTTGAGATTCTCAAGATTCACACTGGAAAGATGAGGACCAACAACCTTCTGGACCCCAACGTCGACATGGAAGAGCTCGCCGGTCTGACCAAGAACTTTTCGGGTGCCGAGATCAACGGTCTGGTAAAGGCTGCGGCGTCTTTCGCCTTCTCGAGACACACCGAAGTTGGTCAGCTGGCTGCCGTGAAGCAGGATGTGGCCAACATGAAGGTCAAGCGCGAGGACTTTATGAATGCTCTGACTGAGGTCCGACCCGCATACGGTGTCTCCGAGgcagagctggaggaggctgttCGCCTGGGCATCATTCCTTATGCGCCTCACATCAACTCGACTATCCAGGAGATGATGCGTGTTGTGGgcatgatcaaggaggatCCCAACAAGTTCAGCACGTCAGTCCTGTTCCACGGCCCCAAGGCGTCAGGAAAGACGGCCCTGGCGGCGCATATTGCTATGCAGTCCGGATTCCCCTTTGTCAAGATGGTTACACCAGCAGACCTGGTGGGATACCGCGACgagtttgccaagaaggactaCCTTCACAAGGCCTTTACGGATGCCTACAAGTCGCCTGCTAGTATTCTGATCCTAGACGACTTTGAGCGCATGATTGGATGGAACCCCATTGGACCCCGTTTCTCCAACGTGATGCTCGAGGCTTTGACAACTCTGCTTGTCTCTAAGCCACCCAAG GGCCACCGTCTCTTAATCTTTGTGACAACCTCCAAGGCGTCAGTCCTCAAGATGCTCGAAATCGATAtggactttgccaagaaggtGGCGGTACCGGCCGTGTCGACGCTCCGTGACCTGGCCACAGTTCTGCAAGAGTCAAGGGTATTCAACTCGGGCGATGTCAATGCGACGCTCAACGAGATCCAACGACTGACGGGCTCGGACCGCGTGGGAGTGGGTATCAAGACGGTGCTAGACTGCATCTTTGAGGCTAAGGCCGGCGGACCCGAGTCCAACGTGGTAGAGACATTTACCGAGCTACTGGTGGAGAAGATCCAGGAATTGAGCGTTTAA
- a CDS encoding Cir-N domain-containing protein, whose protein sequence is MPLHLLGKKSWNVYNADNIARVRRDEAAAKAAEEAEEQRMQETDAQRRLAILRGEAPPPIEDAEPSTADEPPARETTHPGSMRRKRKRPGEDDTDFEMRVARERDDMAVVSVESERKPTSSAPIVDHAGHIDLFGDEKLRAHAEKNEEAEKEAKKKKQSYEDQYTMRFSNAAGKDGALQPWYSQSDAAAPDASSKDVWGNQDPKRKERDIKRIVSNDPLAMMKQGASKVRELKQERKRFQEERDEELKQMRREDRHRERRRRRHEESGRGGDRSRGRDGERSSTRHEERRHRPRDRRDDHDRGRGSERRRHDRYERGESRDRKDYRDHHDKDRSDLERRRRRRSRDDESRKRRDSRSPERNQGERRRHRSREEA, encoded by the exons ATGCCACT CCATCTGCTCGGCAAAAAGTCGTGGAACGTCTACAATGCTGACAACATCGCCCGCGTCCGTCGCGATGAAGCCGCCGCaaaggccgccgaggaggcggaagagcaGCGCATGCAGGAGACCGATGCACAACGCCGACTAGCCATCCTACGCGGCGAAGCTCCTCCACCTATAGAGGATGCTGAGCCATCCACGGCCGACGAGCCGCCCGCTCGTGAAACCACACATCCTGGAAGCATGCGGCGGAAACGGAAGCGACCGGGCGAGGACGACACCGACTTTGAGATGCGCGtggcgagggagagggatgACATGGCTGTTGTCAGCGTCGAGTCTGAGAGGAAACCTACGAGCTCTGCTCCGATTGTGGATCATGCTGGGCACATTGATCTTTTCggtgatgagaagctcaGAGCACATGCCGAAAAGAACGAGGAAGCagagaaggaagccaagaagaaaaagcaGAGCTATGAGGATCAATACACGATGCGATTCTCCAACGCCGCTGGAAAGGACGGCGCTCTGCAGCCGTGGTACTCCCAGTCCGATGCCGCAGCTCCGGATGCATCCTCCAAAGACGTCTGGGGCAACCAAGACCCGAAGCGCAAAGAGAGGGACATCAAGCGGATAGTGTCGAATGACCCGCTCGCGATGATGAAACAGGGTGCATCAAAGGTTCGGGAGCTGAAACAGGAGCGAAAGCGATTTCAGGAGGAGAGGGACGAGGAGTTGAAACAGATGCGCCGGGAGGACCGGCATCGCgagagacgacgacggaggCATGAGGAAAGTGGCAGGGGTGGAGATCGgagtcgaggccgagatggggaAAGATCTTCGACTCGACATGAGGAAAGGAGGCATAGGCCGAGGGATAGGAGAGATGACCATGATCGTGGCAGAGGATCTGAGAGACGGAGGCATGATCGTTATGAGAGAGGGGAATCCAGAGACAGGAAGGATTACAGAGATCATCATGATAAGGATAGATCAGATctggagaggagaaggagaaggagaagtaGAGACGACGAGAGTCGTAAAAGAAGAGACTCGCGATCTCCAGAACGAAATCAAGGCGAGCGACGTCGACATCGTTcaagagaagaagcatgA